Part of the Dermatophilus congolensis genome is shown below.
CCATGGATGCCCAGACTCGGTCGTACCAGCTACCGCCACCTGATTCATCTGGCCGCACAACAGCGCCAGCACCTGTGGTCTCTTTCGTAGTCAGCCCCTCAGCACCAAGCACGATGTAACGCGTCTCTCCTGGCTTCACAAACTTGAGGCGTTCACGTGCCTGTTGTTCTACGTATGTCTGGTCATCCCAACGCTTGAGCTCTCCCTGCAGAGTATTGATGTTCTTCTGCCGGTCAGAGGCTTCCTGCTGTAGAGAAGCTAACTGTGCTTTCTGCGCAACGTATGCCCGGACAGTAGGCACCAGCATGAGCAAAAGCATCACAACCGTCGCAGCCAGCACAGCCACTCGTTTGGTTGATGAGCGGCCCAGCCGTCGCGTGGAAGAAACGTAGGTGCTCGGCCCTGCTCCTGCGGCGCGTGGGCGTGAAGGGTCACGGTGCCCTGCTGCGGGACCGCTTCGCCCCATCGGACGCCGGGAGGAGGACACGCCAGAGGCGCGACGGGCAGAGGAGCCCGACGCGCCTCTGGGACGACGAGTCGCAGATGCCATAGGGGCAGGCTAATCGCCTAGGAAATGTCCGTCATCCCTTGAAACGCGGGAAAGCGCCGGCACCTGCGTAGACAGCAGCGTCATCGAGCAGCTCTTCAATGCGCAGCAACTGGTTGTATTTAGCAACTCGCTCCGAGCGTGCCGGTGCGCCAGTCTTGATCTGACCGCAGTTCGTTGCCACTGCAAGATCGGCGATGGTGGTGTCTTCGGTCTCACCAGAACGGTGACTCATCATGCAGCGGTAGCCGTTGCTCTGCGCCATTGCGACAGCGTCAAGGGTTTCGGTGAGCGATCCGATCTGGTTCACCTTAACCAGCAGGGCGTTAGCCGTGTTGGTGGCGATGCCTTTGGCAAGGCGTTCGGGGTTGGTGACGAACAGGTCATCACCAACGAGCTGGACCTTGTCGCCAAGCTCGTCAGTCATGTGTTTCCAGCCGTCCCAGTCTTCTTCGTTTAGCGGGTCCTCGATGGAAACCAGTGGGTAGTTGGCAACCAGGTCCGCGTAGTAGGCGACCATTTCTTCGGCGGACTTGCTGCCGCCTTCGAACTGGTATGTGCCGTCCTTGTAGAACTCGCTGGAGGCAACATCCAAGGCCAGAGCGATGTCGCTACCTGGGGTGTACCCAGCCTTCTTGATCGCCTCGACGATCAGGTCAAGCGCGGCAGCGTTGCTTTCGAGATTGGGGGCGAAGCCACCTTCGTCGCCAAGGCCAGTGGCCAGACCACGCTCTTTGAGGACGCTCTTAAGGGAGTGGTACACCTCAGCGCCCCAGCGCAAAGCTTCTTTGAAGCTGGAGGCGCCGATTGGGGCGATCATGAACTCCTGGATGTCGACGTTGGAGTCTGCGTGGGATCCGCCGTTGAGGATGTTCATCATCGGGACGGGAAGAACGTGGGCGTTGGGGCCGCCGACGTAACGGAACAGCGGTAGGCCAGCGGAGTCGGCGGCAGCACGTGCCACGGCCAGTGAGACGCCAAGGATGGCGTTGGCGCCGAGCTTGCCTTTGTTGTCGGTGCCGTCGAGGGCAATCATTTCGGCGTCGACGAGGCGCTGGTCAGAAGCGTCGTGGCCGAGCAAGCGAGGGGTGATGTCTTCGAGAACCGCGTCAACGGCTTCTTCGACACCTTTGCCCAGGTACCGGCTCTTGTCGCCGTCGCGGCGTTCCACTGCCTCGAAAGCTCCGGTGGAGGCGCCGCTAGGAACGGCTGCGCGGGAGGTGGTGCCGTCGTCGAGGAGGACCTCGACCTCGACCGTGGGGTTGCCGCGGGAGTCCAGAATCTCGCGTGCGCCGATTTCCTCGATGGTTGCCACAATCTCTCCTTCGATGGATGTTCGATTTGGCTGTAGATGATGTGCGGCCGCTGCGTCCGGGCCGTGTTGTGGTTCGCCACGGGTTTCCGGTTGTGTGGGCCGTTCTTTACTGACCCTAGTCGGTATCGGTGGATTCCAACGGGTCGGTTGGTCCCTGTTCCTGCCTGTCGCGCAACGATGTGGTGACGCGATTCACAGTAGCCAGCAGGGCTGTTCCTGGGTCCACACCAGCGTCGACCGCTTCGAGAACCAAGGCGAATAGGCGAGTGCCGTAATCGTCTTCGGGCTGGTCAGCTAGGGCAGATCGTACTGTGTTGAGGTGACCTGCCCTGCGGTGCCGGTTGGCGATCTTGGCTGCTCGTTCCAACGGTGCGAGGGATGCGGGGATGCCGTCAAGTGGTGAACGTCTCTCCGGTTTTTCGGCTGCTTTGATCGCATCCCAGTTCGCTTCGATGCGTGCTGGGTCATCGGTGTCGACATCGCCGAACACGTGAGGGTGACGGCGGCGAAGTTTGGTGATGGTGCGCTCGGCGATGTCGTCAATGGTGAATGGCTGATCGTGTTCATGGCCTAGGCGGGCATGAAAAACCACTTGGAAGAGCACGTCACCAAGTTCGTCGACAAGTTCTTCTCGGTCACCACTGTCAATGGCGTCGGCGAGTTCGTAGGCTTCTTCAACAACAAACTTGGCCAGTGAATTGTGTGTTTGTGCGGCATCCCATGGGCAACCGCCAGGTGAGCGGAGCCGGTCCATGACTTCAATGAGTCCGGCAATGCCTGTGAGTTGCTCGGCGTCAGTGGGGTGCTGCCGGCTACTGCTGGTGGAACCCATATGTTTTATCGCGGCTGCGGCATTGCCTGCTGTGCAGGTTGGATCCAGGCTGGTTGAGCCGGGAGGAAGCCACGTTTGGGGTCATAGCCGCCATAGCGGGGGCTGACGGAGATATCGGCGCTGGCGAAGGCTTTTTGGAGTTCTTGATTGATGGCCCCGCCTTGCTTTCCTTGGTTTTGGCCGAGTTTGCGACCGATGGCCTGCACCTGTTGCATCTGGATCGTGGTTTGGGAGACGTCAGGAAGTTGTTTGGCAAGGGCGGTGCGGATGACGTCTTCGCCAATCACTGCGCCGTGTTTTTTACCGACCTCAAGGACCATGGGTCGAAGGGCCAAGATTTGGACGATGTCGGCGCGTTTGATTTGGGCGCCAGCTCCGGCCTTAGTGAGGTCGGTCATGACATCGTCGATGTTTTTTTCACTGATCACGGTGCCGTTGGCGACTGCTGCCACGCCGGGTGATCCTGCGGTGTCGCAGCCGGCTAGCCCTAGGGCAGCAAGGCCTAGGGCGATAACCGCGGCGGCCTTGCCGCCACGCAGGCGGGCGGCGCGCATGAACGACGATGTGCTCTTCACGGTCTAACCTCTTTTGCTTTCGTGACTGGATTCGGCTGGGAGCTCCCGGAGTCCGTCGACAGTGGGCGGTGGTGCCCATGGTGTGGCGCGGACGTGTTGCCGGTTGCATGGTCGATCCGTTTCGCTCGTTACATCATGCCCTGAGACAGCGGCTTGTATCGAGGCGACTCCCGCATTGGTACGGCGGATTCTGCGCACAGGGCCTGGTTAGAAAAAGCGCTTTGGGTGTTTTTTATTGCTACGCAGACGGTGCCCTAGGTGACGGGCCACGTATACGCCTGCGATAGCCCCGGATAGGTGTGCCTGCCAGGAGACGCCCATCTGACTTGGTAGGAGGCCCCAGGCCAGCCCTCCGTAGATGCAGGCGACGATGATCCCCACGATTGTGGGAGCAAGTCGACGAGCTGAGAAACCGAAAACAATTAGGAAAGCGGCATAGCCGTAGATGAGACCGCTGGCGCCGACGTGGACTGTTCCAGCAGGCCCGAAGAGCCATACGCCTGCTCCGCCGAGAACGATGATGGAAGCGGTCACAGCGAAGAATTCGCTGGTGATGAGTGCCACAAGGATCCCGAGAGTGAGCAGGATGCCGGTGTTGGTTATGAGGTGGGCGAACCCAGCATGCAGGAATGGGCTCAGAAGAATGCCATACCAGTGGCTAAGACTGCGCGGCTGGATACCAAATTGGTCTAGGTCAGCTGCCGCAACCTGGTCAACGATTTCGCAGGCCCACATGAGCCCAACGAGAAGGCAGAGCTGTAGTAGCCGGGTGGCTAAGCAGGCAGGTGTGCGTTTGGGGCGCGTGGTAACGGCGCGGCTCATACCTTCCAGCCTGCCGTACGTGGTGGGGACGGCTAGGCGTTGTGGTTCTGGGTGCTGCGTTGGTCGGCTCGGCGCCATTCGCGACGGGCACGCCACATAACTAGGGCGGCGTCATGAGGGTTGAGCTGACGTTGGACGGTGTCGATGATGTCTTGCTGCATGGCATGGGTCCATGCGGTTTCTTCCGGGGTGAGCGGGGTGCGCCCCAAGGCGGAAGCGAAAACAGCGCGCCAGCCTTCTTGTCGGTGACCGAGGGTGTAATCCAGCAGGCTCCCGTATGCGGTGAACATAGGGGAATCGGGGTCAGGGTTACTCCAAGGACTGGTTGCGGTGACTTGTTCATCGTGGCGGCGGTATTTGAGTCCGGGCACAGCGGTGCGGACTAGGCGGTATCCGTTGGCGGCGGCGCGCAGCCAGAGTTCATAGTCTTCGGCGGGCACATCGGTGTATCCGCCGAGTGCGTCGAAGGCGCTGCGGCGCATTGTCACCGAGGGATGGACGAGCATGGATCCCAAGAGAAGGTGGAAGGGGGTGGCAGCGGCGGAGAACCGACCGGGCTGGTCTACGCCGGTGATATTTCCGGTGGCGTTGATGTGCAGGGAGGTAGTGAAAACGAAGTCAGCGTTTCGTAGGGCCAGGCGGCTGAGGCTCCATCGGCCCACCATGACGATGTCGTCGGCGTCCATGCGGGCGATGTACTCGCTGTCGCTGGCGCGGGCGAGTTCATTCAGGCTGTTAGCTACGCCGTGGCCGTGGTCGTGACGGTGAATGATGAAGCGGCTGTCGCGTTCAGCGGCGGCGGCGAGCAAGGCGGGCGTGGAGTCGCTGGATCCATCGTCCATGATGCGCACGTGTGC
Proteins encoded:
- the eno gene encoding phosphopyruvate hydratase: MATIEEIGAREILDSRGNPTVEVEVLLDDGTTSRAAVPSGASTGAFEAVERRDGDKSRYLGKGVEEAVDAVLEDITPRLLGHDASDQRLVDAEMIALDGTDNKGKLGANAILGVSLAVARAAADSAGLPLFRYVGGPNAHVLPVPMMNILNGGSHADSNVDIQEFMIAPIGASSFKEALRWGAEVYHSLKSVLKERGLATGLGDEGGFAPNLESNAAALDLIVEAIKKAGYTPGSDIALALDVASSEFYKDGTYQFEGGSKSAEEMVAYYADLVANYPLVSIEDPLNEEDWDGWKHMTDELGDKVQLVGDDLFVTNPERLAKGIATNTANALLVKVNQIGSLTETLDAVAMAQSNGYRCMMSHRSGETEDTTIADLAVATNCGQIKTGAPARSERVAKYNQLLRIEELLDDAAVYAGAGAFPRFKG
- a CDS encoding MazG family protein; this translates as MGSTSSSRQHPTDAEQLTGIAGLIEVMDRLRSPGGCPWDAAQTHNSLAKFVVEEAYELADAIDSGDREELVDELGDVLFQVVFHARLGHEHDQPFTIDDIAERTITKLRRRHPHVFGDVDTDDPARIEANWDAIKAAEKPERRSPLDGIPASLAPLERAAKIANRHRRAGHLNTVRSALADQPEDDYGTRLFALVLEAVDAGVDPGTALLATVNRVTTSLRDRQEQGPTDPLESTDTD
- a CDS encoding rhomboid family intramembrane serine protease; its protein translation is MSRAVTTRPKRTPACLATRLLQLCLLVGLMWACEIVDQVAAADLDQFGIQPRSLSHWYGILLSPFLHAGFAHLITNTGILLTLGILVALITSEFFAVTASIIVLGGAGVWLFGPAGTVHVGASGLIYGYAAFLIVFGFSARRLAPTIVGIIVACIYGGLAWGLLPSQMGVSWQAHLSGAIAGVYVARHLGHRLRSNKKHPKRFF
- a CDS encoding glycosyltransferase family 2 protein, whose translation is MPRLTVLMPVRNGQRYLPTALSSLAATLPRDAHVRIMDDGSSDSTPALLAAAAERDSRFIIHRHDHGHGVANSLNELARASDSEYIARMDADDIVMVGRWSLSRLALRNADFVFTTSLHINATGNITGVDQPGRFSAAATPFHLLLGSMLVHPSVTMRRSAFDALGGYTDVPAEDYELWLRAAANGYRLVRTAVPGLKYRRHDEQVTATSPWSNPDPDSPMFTAYGSLLDYTLGHRQEGWRAVFASALGRTPLTPEETAWTHAMQQDIIDTVQRQLNPHDAALVMWRARREWRRADQRSTQNHNA
- a CDS encoding FtsB family cell division protein, translated to MASATRRPRGASGSSARRASGVSSSRRPMGRSGPAAGHRDPSRPRAAGAGPSTYVSSTRRLGRSSTKRVAVLAATVVMLLLMLVPTVRAYVAQKAQLASLQQEASDRQKNINTLQGELKRWDDQTYVEQQARERLKFVKPGETRYIVLGAEGLTTKETTGAGAVVRPDESGGGSWYDRVWASMDASDSLSPKDANAPLAPISPGVATRTDPAGTPTGKAGTGSSSSTVRDPGRENANHGY